The Brumimicrobium sp. genomic interval ATCTCCTACTTCTACAAATACTGGTTTGTCAGGGGCAGATGAACGATAAAAAGTTCCAATCATTGGAGATTTAATTGTAATATAATTTCCTGTATCTTCTTTTTCTCCTCCATTACCTGAGGTAGCGATAGGTGCTGTTGCTTGTGGTGTTGCAATTGGAGTTGCAATTGGGGCGGCTGCTTGAACGATAGGAGCTTGCACTTGTGGTTGAACAAAAACCATCTTTTCAGTAGCTTCTTGTGAAGCATGTGTTTTAATCGTGATTTTGAAATCCTTTTTCTCGATTTCTACCTCAGCAATTCCAGATTTTGAAACGAATTTTATTAATTCTTGTATCTCCTTTTGCGTCATATTATTATTGTTTTGATTTGCCATTATAAAATTATTTATTTAGTATCGTATGCCCATTTTACATATATAGCTCCCCATGTGAAACCTCCACCGAAAGAAGAAAGAATTAAATTATCTCCTTTTTTTAGTTGTTTTTCATAATCCCATAAACATAAAGGAAGTGTTCCCGCTGTTGTATTTCCGTATTTTTCAATGTTTATCATTACTTTATCTTCGGATAAGCCCATTCTTCTCATGGTTGCATCTATAATTCTTAAATTTGCTTGATGCGGAACTAACCAATCTACATCATCTGGAGTTAAATTATTTTTTTCCATAATTTCTGCAGAAACATCTGCCATATTAGTTACAGCAAATTTAAATACAGCTTTCCCTTCTTGATGTACGTAGTGCATTTTATTCTTAACAGTCTCTTCAGATGCTGGGCTTACAGATCCACCCCCCGGTTGAAGAAGGTAATTTCTACCTGAGCCATCACTTCTTAGAATGCTATCAACCACACCTAATCCTTCGTAATTAGGCTCTAGTAACACAGCTCCTCCACCATCTCCAAAAATAATACAAGTTGTTCTATCCTCGTAATTTATGATAGATGACATTTTATCTGCCCCAACAACAATTACTTTCTTATATTTTCCAGTTTCAATAAATTGCGCTCCGGTTGCTAATGCATAAATAAATCCAGAACAAGCAGCATTGATATCAAAACTCCAAGCGTTTATCATTCCCACTTTGTCAGAAATAACATTTGCAGTTGATGGGAAAGGATAGTCAGGAGTTACAGTACCGCATATTACTAAGTCTATCTCTTTGGGGTCAATTCCTTTCTTTTTAAGCAATTTATTAATGGCTTCAACACCAATATCTGAGGTCCCTCTTCCGTCTTCAAGAATTCTTCTTTCCTTTATTCCGGTACGTGTGGTAATCCATTCGTCTGTGGTATCTACTATTTTTTCTAAGTCTTTATTACTTAGAACTTTTTCAGGTAAATACCCCTCAACACCTGTTATTGCTGCTGTTATTTTTTCCATTATTTAAACGCTTCTTTAATCTTTTTAGTTAATTCTGATTTGGAAATGTCATAGGCTAAACATAGTAATTTTTTTACTGCTTTATCATTGGAAATTCCATGACCTATAATGACATCAGAATTCACACCCAAGATAGGAGTTCCTCCGTAATTCTCATAATTAAACCTGTCGAAGTATGGATTTTCCCAATGTAGTTTTTGAGAAATTGCATACATTCCTTCAGCTTGCTTTAATACTACATTTCCTGTGAATCCGTCACATACAACTACGTCTGATTTATTTAAAAATAAATCACGCCCCTCAATATTACCTACGAAATTAAAATCTTTCGAATTTTTCATGAGCTTATAGGTGGATTGAGTTAAAAGATTACCTTTTTCCTCTTCCTCACCTATATTTAATAGACTTACCCTTGGGTTTTCTACATTCATTACATATTTAGAGTATAGTGAACCAAGAATTGCAAATTGATAAAGCACATCTGGTTTACAGTCAGCATTGGCTCCTACATCTAAAATTATGGAAGTGGTTCCGTCAACATTGGGTAAAACAGAAGTAATACAAGGGCGAATAACCCCCGGAATAGAATGTACTTTATACAAAGCTCCGACTAAACAAGCACCAGTGTTTCCAGTACTTGAAAAAGAGTCGATCTTTTTGTTAGCCAATAATTCAAATCCAATTGCTATAGAGCTATTTGGTTTTTGAGGAATAGCTCGTGTGGGATGGTCATTAAAGGAAATAACATCAGGTGCATGAACAATACTTATACGAGGAGAATCAATGTTTTTACTTTTTAAAATAGGAACGATTTCTTCTTCTCGACCAATAAGCACTAGTTCTACATCATCCGGAAGCGCATCAAGGGCTAAAATAGCACCTAGAACGTTAGCTTCGGGTGCAAAATCACCACCACTAATGTCAATACCAAGTTTCATAAGTGTAAATACACTTTAGTTAAAGAAGCTAGTTAAACAGCTACTTCTTTTTCTGCGATAACTTGACCTTTGTAATATAATTTACCTTCGTGCCAGTGTGCACGGTGATATAAATGTGATTGTCCTGTTGTTGGACATGTTGCAACGTTAGCAGCTACTGCTTTTACGTGAGTTCTTCTCTTGTCTCTTCTAGTTGAAGAAGATCTTCTTTTTGGTTGTGCCATTTTATTTTTATTTTAAATTCTTAATTCAAGTTTTTTAATGCATCCCAACGAGGATCTGTATTGCCTTTATTGGGATAGTCTTTTTCTTCTGAATTTACATATTTTTTTAATAGAGAAAGCATTTCTTCATTACATTCACCTTCTTCATGAATTGTGCGACTAGGTATAGCTACAGTCATTAATTCATAAATCATTCCTGCTATGTTAATACTATGATCTGAGCTTGGAATATTAATTAGATTTTCATCATCACTCATTTCATTATCAAACTTGTAAACTAATTTGTGTTCAATTTCAATGGGAAATTCCATTAAATCTGTACATCTATCACAAGTTTTTCGCACAATTCCCTTAATAGAGAATTCACCGATTAACATAGTTTCCTTTTTTTCTAAGGTAAAGGCAACATCTACATCTGCTCCTTCTATGATTGAATATGTCAATTCTTCAAAGAACGTATCCGTTATCTTAAATTCATAGTTGTGTTTTCCCAACTTTAAACCCTCAAACGGTATCTCAAAATCTTTATTCGAACTCATTTGCTCAAATGATTTGCGGGGGCAAATGTATAAATTTTATAGATATGCACCCAATTTTATAAAAATAGTCTACAAAAGTAGGTAATTTTTTTGACTAAACAAGTTTCTTTGTCGCTAATTCTAACTTAATTAAGTATTCATTCATCAAGAAAATAACTAAATGAAACAAATTTGATTGTCATTTGTTATAAAAGGTCCAGATATGATGCTGGAAATGACGATATTTGAAATTCATTATATAAGACACAAGAATGGAAGCAACAATTAATAAAGATACTTTCCCTGTTACAGGAATGTCATGTGCTGGATGTGCTGGAAGTGTAGAAAATATTTTACGTAAAACGGATGGCGTGCAAACAGCGAATGTGAATTTTGCTGCCAACAGTGTTTTGGTTGAATATGATACTTCCATCATAACTAAAGAACAACTCAAAGAAAGCTTGCAAAGTGCTGGATATGACATCATCATAGAAAAAGATAATGCTTATGAAAAGCAACAAGAACTTGAGGATCAACATTATCAGGAAACAAAAAAGAGAACACTTTGGGCTGCTATTCTTACACTGCCCGTTTTTGTAATAGGTATGTTCTTTATGCACTGGCACACTGGACATTATATCGAATTCATTTTTGCTACTCCTGTCTTGTTCGTGTTTGGACGTGAATTTTTCGTAAATACATGGAAACAAGCAAAACACAGAAAAGTAAATATGGATACGCTCGTAGCATTGAGTACGGGTATCGCGTATGTTTTTAGTGTATTTACGCTGTTCTTTCCAGCTTATTTTCTTCGACATGGGATAGAGCCTCACGTCTATTTTGAGGCGGCAACTGTTATTATCACGTTTATACTTTTAGGGAGATTATTGGAAGCAAAAGCTAAAACAAATACTTCTACAGCCCTCAAAAAGTTGATGGGATTACAACCTAAAACTTTACGTGCAATCATCAATGGAGAAGAAGCTGAAATTCCTATTGAAGCTGTGGAAATCGGTAATACTATCATCGTGCACCCTGGGGAAAGAATCCCGGTAGATGGGGTTGTAGTCAGTGGGAACTCAACGGTTAACGAAAGTATGATTACGGGTGAACCTATCGCCGTTGAGAAAAAAGCTGGGGATAAAGTTTTTGCAGGTACGGTTAATCAAACAGGAAACTTCCAATTTACTGCTGAAAAAGTAGGGAAAGATACCTTTCTTGCTCATATTATACAACGTGTACAAGAGGCTCAAGGGAGTAAAGCTCCTGTTCAACGTTTAGTAGATAAAATAGCAAGTGTCTTTGTACCTGTGGTTATGGGTATTGCTTTGTTAACTTTTATTGTCTGGATTAGTGTAGGAGGTGAACTCGGATTTAGTCATGGTTTTACAACAGCTATCGCTGTATTGATTATTGCTTGTCCATGTGCACTAGGCTTGGCTACTCCTACTGCTATTATGGTAGGAATTGGGAAAGGAGCTGAAAATAACATCCTGATTAAAGATGCGGAAAGTTTGGAACTGGGACATAAGGTGAATGCAATTATTTTGGATAAAACAGGTACTATTACGAAAGGAAAGCCTACCGTTACAGATGTAAAGTGGTTTGCAAATGAACAAGATAAATCCATCTTACTAGCCATGGAATTGGCTTCGGAACATCCATTGGCTTTTGCTATTGTTGCAAAATTGAAAGAAGAAGGAGTTCAAGTTGCACCAATTACTGATTTTGATAGTATTACAGGGCAAGGAATTACTGCAAAGGCAAATGAAAATGTGTACTTTGTGGGTAGTAGAGAATTATTAGCATCTAAATCAATCTTGATAGATGATGAACTGGATCATACAATCAAAGAATGGCAACAAGAATCCAAGACAGTTATCTTCTTTATGGATGAGAAAAAACTCATTGCTATTTACGGAATTACCGATGAGATAAAAGAAAATTCTATTGCTGCAATTGCCGAATTAAAACGGAAAGGGATAGATGTTTTTATGGTGACTGGAGACAATCAGAATACAGCCGAATCAGTTGCAAAAAAAGTGGGAATCGATTATTTTAAGGGAAATGCATTGCCACAGGATAAATCGGAGTTTATTAAAGAATTGCAAAGCAAAGGTAAAATTGTAGCAATGGTTGGGGATGGAATTAACGACTCAGAAGCATTGGCACAAGCAGATGTGAGTATTGCAATGGCACATGGCTCAGATGTAGCGATGGAGGTAGCAAAAATTACACTTACTACTTCTGACTTGGCTGCTATTCCTAAAGCATTTAATTTATCTTCTCTAACTGTAAATGGAATTCGCCAGAATCTTTTTTGGGCATTGTTCTATAATGTAATTAGTATTCCTATTGCTGCTGGTGTGTTATATAGCGTGAATGGATTTCTACTTGACCCTATGATTGCTGGTGGAGCAATGGCATTTAGCTCGGTTTCTGTTGTATTGAATAGTCTTAGATTAAAAAATAAAAAGATTTAGATAAATTTGTAGGTATAAAAAGTAAAGAAATGAAAGAATTGAAATTCAAAACTTCCCTAAGCTGTGGAGGTTGTAAAAATAAAATAACCCCAGGAATGGACGCTATCGAAGGCATCGATAATTGGGATGTTGATTTAGAAAGCGCTGATAAAATCTTAACGGTAACATCAGAAAATGATGTCGAAAAAGAGGTAATCAACGCAGTTGAAAAAGTGGGATTTGTGATTGAGAAAGTATAGGGTTAAGACTTATTCTGTGGTAACTGCAAGCGTCGAAAGTAGCCTTAATTAATACTCCCAAAAACTCTATTCATATCTTCTCTTGTAATTCTATCGGATCCAAGATAGATAAACCTTTCGTGGTTAAAATTATCAACTTCTACCATATCGTCTAATTCACCTCTAAATTCTTGGCTATTAGGGATATTATTAAATACAGCTTTAATGTTAAAAAAAGGAGTTCTTGTCTCTTCACTTTCCTTTTTAATTTCAATCACTATTAATTCATTTCTAATGACAACAGAAATAAAAAATGAGCAATCCATAGAATCAAAATAATTCTTAACTTTTTCTAATGCATCTTTTAAAGTAGAAAGTACATTTTTCTGATCTAATAAAACAGGAAATTTATAAATAAGATAGAAATCTGAAATATAGAAAGGGCTACTATTCGTCTCAGAAGTATAATCGGTTGTGAATTAAAATAATACTTCGGTAATAGTATGTATTTGGTCTACTGTAATTGGTGT includes:
- a CDS encoding cation transporter, whose product is MKELKFKTSLSCGGCKNKITPGMDAIEGIDNWDVDLESADKILTVTSENDVEKEVINAVEKVGFVIEKV
- the plsX gene encoding phosphate acyltransferase PlsX, with translation MKLGIDISGGDFAPEANVLGAILALDALPDDVELVLIGREEEIVPILKSKNIDSPRISIVHAPDVISFNDHPTRAIPQKPNSSIAIGFELLANKKIDSFSSTGNTGACLVGALYKVHSIPGVIRPCITSVLPNVDGTTSIILDVGANADCKPDVLYQFAILGSLYSKYVMNVENPRVSLLNIGEEEEKGNLLTQSTYKLMKNSKDFNFVGNIEGRDLFLNKSDVVVCDGFTGNVVLKQAEGMYAISQKLHWENPYFDRFNYENYGGTPILGVNSDVIIGHGISNDKAVKKLLCLAYDISKSELTKKIKEAFK
- a CDS encoding ketoacyl-ACP synthase III, with product MEKITAAITGVEGYLPEKVLSNKDLEKIVDTTDEWITTRTGIKERRILEDGRGTSDIGVEAINKLLKKKGIDPKEIDLVICGTVTPDYPFPSTANVISDKVGMINAWSFDINAACSGFIYALATGAQFIETGKYKKVIVVGADKMSSIINYEDRTTCIIFGDGGGAVLLEPNYEGLGVVDSILRSDGSGRNYLLQPGGGSVSPASEETVKNKMHYVHQEGKAVFKFAVTNMADVSAEIMEKNNLTPDDVDWLVPHQANLRIIDATMRRMGLSEDKVMINIEKYGNTTAGTLPLCLWDYEKQLKKGDNLILSSFGGGFTWGAIYVKWAYDTK
- a CDS encoding heavy metal translocating P-type ATPase, producing the protein MEATINKDTFPVTGMSCAGCAGSVENILRKTDGVQTANVNFAANSVLVEYDTSIITKEQLKESLQSAGYDIIIEKDNAYEKQQELEDQHYQETKKRTLWAAILTLPVFVIGMFFMHWHTGHYIEFIFATPVLFVFGREFFVNTWKQAKHRKVNMDTLVALSTGIAYVFSVFTLFFPAYFLRHGIEPHVYFEAATVIITFILLGRLLEAKAKTNTSTALKKLMGLQPKTLRAIINGEEAEIPIEAVEIGNTIIVHPGERIPVDGVVVSGNSTVNESMITGEPIAVEKKAGDKVFAGTVNQTGNFQFTAEKVGKDTFLAHIIQRVQEAQGSKAPVQRLVDKIASVFVPVVMGIALLTFIVWISVGGELGFSHGFTTAIAVLIIACPCALGLATPTAIMVGIGKGAENNILIKDAESLELGHKVNAIILDKTGTITKGKPTVTDVKWFANEQDKSILLAMELASEHPLAFAIVAKLKEEGVQVAPITDFDSITGQGITAKANENVYFVGSRELLASKSILIDDELDHTIKEWQQESKTVIFFMDEKKLIAIYGITDEIKENSIAAIAELKRKGIDVFMVTGDNQNTAESVAKKVGIDYFKGNALPQDKSEFIKELQSKGKIVAMVGDGINDSEALAQADVSIAMAHGSDVAMEVAKITLTTSDLAAIPKAFNLSSLTVNGIRQNLFWALFYNVISIPIAAGVLYSVNGFLLDPMIAGGAMAFSSVSVVLNSLRLKNKKI
- the rpmF gene encoding 50S ribosomal protein L32 — encoded protein: MAQPKRRSSSTRRDKRRTHVKAVAANVATCPTTGQSHLYHRAHWHEGKLYYKGQVIAEKEVAV
- a CDS encoding DUF177 domain-containing protein, whose translation is MSSNKDFEIPFEGLKLGKHNYEFKITDTFFEELTYSIIEGADVDVAFTLEKKETMLIGEFSIKGIVRKTCDRCTDLMEFPIEIEHKLVYKFDNEMSDDENLINIPSSDHSINIAGMIYELMTVAIPSRTIHEEGECNEEMLSLLKKYVNSEEKDYPNKGNTDPRWDALKNLN
- the accB gene encoding acetyl-CoA carboxylase biotin carboxyl carrier protein, whose product is MTQKEIQELIKFVSKSGIAEVEIEKKDFKITIKTHASQEATEKMVFVQPQVQAPIVQAAAPIATPIATPQATAPIATSGNGGEKEDTGNYITIKSPMIGTFYRSSAPDKPVFVEVGDTIKEGDTVCIIEAMKLFNEIESEIKGKIVKVLVDDASPVEYDQPLFLVDPA